The Azospirillum brasilense genome has a window encoding:
- the kduD gene encoding 2-dehydro-3-deoxy-D-gluconate 5-dehydrogenase KduD, whose translation MAQAHPFDLTGKVALVTGAHTGIGQGIAVALAQAGADIAAVDVVPLDETKSLVEAAGRKFHGMSADLTSIAPVQGLVEEVVGTFGGLDILVNNAGLIRRADAVDFTEADWDLVMNINIKTVFFLCQAFGRYAIGQGRKGKIINIASMLSFQGGIRVPSYTASKSGVAGITRLLANEWAGKGINVNAIAPGYVATNNTAAIRADEQRSAEILGRIPAGRWSVPSDMGGPAVFLASDASDYVHGTVLPVDGGWLAR comes from the coding sequence ATGGCTCAGGCACATCCCTTCGACCTCACCGGCAAAGTCGCCCTGGTGACCGGCGCCCACACCGGCATCGGCCAGGGCATCGCCGTGGCGCTGGCCCAGGCGGGCGCCGACATCGCCGCCGTGGACGTGGTGCCGCTGGACGAGACCAAGTCCCTGGTGGAGGCCGCCGGCCGCAAGTTCCACGGCATGTCCGCCGACCTGACCAGCATCGCCCCGGTGCAGGGTCTGGTGGAGGAGGTTGTGGGCACCTTCGGCGGGCTGGACATCCTGGTCAACAACGCCGGGCTGATCCGCCGCGCCGATGCCGTGGACTTCACCGAGGCCGACTGGGACCTCGTGATGAACATCAACATCAAGACGGTCTTCTTCCTCTGCCAGGCCTTCGGGCGCTACGCCATCGGCCAGGGCCGCAAGGGCAAGATCATCAACATCGCGTCGATGCTGTCCTTCCAGGGCGGCATCCGGGTGCCCTCCTACACCGCCTCCAAGAGCGGCGTGGCCGGCATCACCCGCCTGCTCGCCAACGAATGGGCCGGCAAGGGCATCAACGTGAACGCCATCGCGCCGGGCTACGTCGCCACCAACAACACGGCGGCGATCCGCGCCGACGAGCAGCGCAGCGCGGAGATCCTCGGCCGCATCCCGGCGGGCCGCTGGAGCGTTCCCTCCGACATGGGCGGCCCGGCGGTGTTCCTGGCCTCCGACGCGTCGGACTACGTCCACGGCACGGTCCTGCCGGTCGACGGCGGCTGGCTCGCCCGCTGA
- a CDS encoding alpha/beta fold hydrolase, whose product MPTPNEAPVTETEWSIRTVEGRLYAKSWTPETAGAVPIILFHDSLGSVDLWRGFPQRLAAETNRRVIAYDRLGFGRSDAHSGGLAMDFVAAEARDSIPPLCDRLGVTEFIACGHSVGGGMAVETAARFPERCRALVTIAAQAFVEERTLAGIRDAKRDFQDPANVARLARYHGDKARWVLDAWTETWLSPAFAGWTLDPALAAVRCPVLALHGDRDEYGSSAHPERIAAGRGAARLLPDTGHVPHREQETLVLDAIRSFLDGL is encoded by the coding sequence ATGCCGACGCCAAACGAAGCCCCCGTGACTGAAACGGAATGGTCGATCCGGACCGTGGAAGGCCGCCTCTACGCGAAAAGCTGGACTCCGGAAACCGCCGGCGCCGTGCCGATCATCCTCTTCCACGACTCCCTCGGCAGCGTGGATCTGTGGCGCGGCTTCCCGCAACGGCTGGCGGCTGAAACAAATCGCCGCGTCATCGCCTACGACCGGCTCGGCTTCGGACGCTCGGACGCCCATTCGGGTGGGCTCGCAATGGATTTCGTCGCCGCGGAGGCACGGGACAGCATCCCGCCGCTGTGCGACCGGCTCGGCGTGACCGAGTTCATCGCCTGCGGGCACAGCGTCGGAGGCGGCATGGCGGTCGAGACGGCGGCGCGCTTTCCGGAGCGCTGCCGCGCCCTCGTGACCATCGCCGCCCAGGCCTTCGTGGAAGAGAGAACCCTCGCCGGCATCCGCGACGCCAAGCGCGATTTCCAGGACCCGGCCAACGTCGCGCGGCTGGCGCGGTATCACGGCGACAAAGCCCGCTGGGTCCTCGACGCCTGGACCGAGACGTGGTTGTCCCCCGCCTTCGCCGGCTGGACCCTGGACCCTGCCCTCGCGGCGGTGCGCTGCCCGGTGCTGGCCCTGCACGGCGACCGCGACGAGTACGGTTCCAGCGCCCACCCCGAACGCATCGCGGCCGGGCGGGGAGCCGCAAGGCTTCTCCCCGACACCGGCCATGTGCCGCACCGCGAACAGGAAACGCTCGTCCTCGACGCGATCCGGAGCTTCCTGGACGGGCTTTGA